From the Pomacea canaliculata isolate SZHN2017 linkage group LG14, ASM307304v1, whole genome shotgun sequence genome, one window contains:
- the LOC112555878 gene encoding mannose-6-phosphate isomerase-like isoform X1, with the protein MAEPQVFELRCGVMTYAWGKIGADSEVAKLKASVDPTFKIDPTEKYAELWMGTHPNCPSYAVRKGKEDVALLDWIEANPDSLGQKVKDYFKMKLPFLFKVLSVRTSLSIQTHPNKADAEELFRKRPDLYKDDNHKPELAIALTPFVGLCGFRPITEIADYFQRIEELRNVVGPQLCVKLMTNSRSLTPQTHCEAMRATFSGLIEKEKETVKIELEKLVKKVQAMKKKGEDISPYVGDILLKLHEEFPGDAGAFAIYFLNVVRLQPGEAMFLRARIPHAYLSGDCMECMACSDNVVRAGLTFKYIDKHTLVSMLDYVGYPMNRMKFVGVEDVNDITVTSFHPADIVDFGVAKYEAPPKVKEFRMAPLQSASISIVIQGKGKASNSTLPDPIELRRGTVFFMAAMQEVTINLADEGMLLFRAYSTI; encoded by the exons ATGGCGGAGCCGCAAG TGTTTGAGCTGCGTTGTGGTGTGATGACTTATGCATGGGGCAAAATTGGTGCTGATAGTGAGGTTGCAAAACTTAAAGCCAGTGTTGATCCCACATTTAAGATTGACCCCACTGAAAAGTATGCCGAG TTGTGGATGGGAACACATCCCAACTGCCCATCCTATGCAGTTAGAAAAGGGAAAGAGGATGTGGCACTACTAGACTGGATTGAGGCCAACCCAGACAGTCTTGGACAGAAGGTTAAGGATTACTTCAAAATGAAGCTGCCATTCCTGTTCAAAGTGCTATCAGTCAGGACATCACTTTCCATCCAAACTCACCCAAATAAG GCAGATGCTGAGGAATTATTTAGGAAAAGGCCTGACTTATACAAAGATGACAACCATAAGCCAGAGCTTGCTATTGCTCTGACCCCTTTTGTTGGGCTTTGTGGTTTCCGTCCTATTACCGAAATTGCAGATTACTTTCAGA gaaTTGAAGAACTGCGGAATGTTGTGGGACCACAGCTTTGTGTAAAGCTTATGACCAACAGCCGCAGCTTGACTCCCCAAACTCACTGTGAAGCTATGAGAGCAACATTTTCGGGTCTTAttgagaaggagaaggagacaGTTAAGATTGAGCTAGAAAAACTTGTGAAAAAAGTCCAAGCAATGA AGAAGAAGGGTGAGGATATATCACCCTACGTTGGTGACATTTTGTTGAAGCTGCATGAAGAGTTTCCTGGGGATGCAGGGGCATTTGCCATTTATTTCCTAAACGTTGTGAGACTGCAGCCAGGAGAAGCAATGTTCCTGCGGGCAAGAATCCCACATGCATACTTATCAGGTG ACTGCATGGAGTGCATGGCATGCTCAGACAATGTTGTGAGGGCAGGACTGACTTTCAAGTATATAGACAAACACACGCTAGTCTCAATGCTGGACTATGTGGGCTACCCGATGAACCGCATGAAATTTGTTGGAGTGGAGGATGTAAATGACATCACAGTTACCTCCTTTCATCCCGCTGATATTGTGGACTTTGGTGTAGCAAAATACGAG GCACCACCTAAAGTGAAAGAGTTCCGAATGGCCCCTTTACAAAGTGCCAGCATCTCCATTGTCATACAGGGAAAAGGAAAGGCTAGTAACAGTACCCTACCAGATCCCATTGAGCTGCGTCGTGGTACTGTGTTTTTTATGGCTGCCATGCAGGAGGTTACCATAAATCTTGCAGACGAGGGCATGCTGCTGTTTCGAGCATATTCTACAATCTAA
- the LOC112555878 gene encoding mannose-6-phosphate isomerase-like isoform X2 — MMNHYLFELRCGVMTYAWGKIGADSEVAKLKASVDPTFKIDPTEKYAELWMGTHPNCPSYAVRKGKEDVALLDWIEANPDSLGQKVKDYFKMKLPFLFKVLSVRTSLSIQTHPNKADAEELFRKRPDLYKDDNHKPELAIALTPFVGLCGFRPITEIADYFQRIEELRNVVGPQLCVKLMTNSRSLTPQTHCEAMRATFSGLIEKEKETVKIELEKLVKKVQAMKKKGEDISPYVGDILLKLHEEFPGDAGAFAIYFLNVVRLQPGEAMFLRARIPHAYLSGDCMECMACSDNVVRAGLTFKYIDKHTLVSMLDYVGYPMNRMKFVGVEDVNDITVTSFHPADIVDFGVAKYEAPPKVKEFRMAPLQSASISIVIQGKGKASNSTLPDPIELRRGTVFFMAAMQEVTINLADEGMLLFRAYSTI; from the exons TGTTTGAGCTGCGTTGTGGTGTGATGACTTATGCATGGGGCAAAATTGGTGCTGATAGTGAGGTTGCAAAACTTAAAGCCAGTGTTGATCCCACATTTAAGATTGACCCCACTGAAAAGTATGCCGAG TTGTGGATGGGAACACATCCCAACTGCCCATCCTATGCAGTTAGAAAAGGGAAAGAGGATGTGGCACTACTAGACTGGATTGAGGCCAACCCAGACAGTCTTGGACAGAAGGTTAAGGATTACTTCAAAATGAAGCTGCCATTCCTGTTCAAAGTGCTATCAGTCAGGACATCACTTTCCATCCAAACTCACCCAAATAAG GCAGATGCTGAGGAATTATTTAGGAAAAGGCCTGACTTATACAAAGATGACAACCATAAGCCAGAGCTTGCTATTGCTCTGACCCCTTTTGTTGGGCTTTGTGGTTTCCGTCCTATTACCGAAATTGCAGATTACTTTCAGA gaaTTGAAGAACTGCGGAATGTTGTGGGACCACAGCTTTGTGTAAAGCTTATGACCAACAGCCGCAGCTTGACTCCCCAAACTCACTGTGAAGCTATGAGAGCAACATTTTCGGGTCTTAttgagaaggagaaggagacaGTTAAGATTGAGCTAGAAAAACTTGTGAAAAAAGTCCAAGCAATGA AGAAGAAGGGTGAGGATATATCACCCTACGTTGGTGACATTTTGTTGAAGCTGCATGAAGAGTTTCCTGGGGATGCAGGGGCATTTGCCATTTATTTCCTAAACGTTGTGAGACTGCAGCCAGGAGAAGCAATGTTCCTGCGGGCAAGAATCCCACATGCATACTTATCAGGTG ACTGCATGGAGTGCATGGCATGCTCAGACAATGTTGTGAGGGCAGGACTGACTTTCAAGTATATAGACAAACACACGCTAGTCTCAATGCTGGACTATGTGGGCTACCCGATGAACCGCATGAAATTTGTTGGAGTGGAGGATGTAAATGACATCACAGTTACCTCCTTTCATCCCGCTGATATTGTGGACTTTGGTGTAGCAAAATACGAG GCACCACCTAAAGTGAAAGAGTTCCGAATGGCCCCTTTACAAAGTGCCAGCATCTCCATTGTCATACAGGGAAAAGGAAAGGCTAGTAACAGTACCCTACCAGATCCCATTGAGCTGCGTCGTGGTACTGTGTTTTTTATGGCTGCCATGCAGGAGGTTACCATAAATCTTGCAGACGAGGGCATGCTGCTGTTTCGAGCATATTCTACAATCTAA